The following are encoded together in the Geobacter sulfurreducens PCA genome:
- a CDS encoding IS3 family transposase ISGsu7 yields the protein MEKDVSVSGAAEGERSSTGAAPEVKRWSANRKKEVVLRLMRGEPIDALSRELGIEIYRLEEWHQKALQGIESALKAREGDPLAAELDAAFKRIGEITMENELLREKARRAHPLAQRRSKK from the coding sequence ATGGAAAAGGATGTCAGTGTCTCCGGTGCGGCGGAAGGAGAGCGTAGCTCGACTGGAGCAGCACCGGAAGTCAAACGTTGGAGCGCCAACCGCAAAAAGGAGGTTGTCCTGCGGTTGATGCGCGGTGAACCAATCGATGCCTTGTCCCGTGAGTTGGGCATCGAAATCTATCGCCTGGAAGAGTGGCATCAGAAAGCACTCCAGGGGATAGAATCTGCTCTCAAGGCTCGTGAAGGTGATCCGTTGGCAGCGGAACTCGATGCAGCCTTCAAGCGCATCGGTGAGATCACCATGGAAAACGAGCTACTGCGGGAGAAAGCGAGGCGTGCCCACCCTTTGGCCCAGAGGAGATCGAAGAAATGA
- a CDS encoding ATP-dependent DNA helicase, producing MTTVSRQIQSADEAICRNIESLADQRALLSQNVLAQLRNLVEGVAVRLHTGSPDAEFNYAAVEPALAFVKSEARFNFLGKFHKLIQKSVSHYTLDGDASERLMLKYYEYLHRVRSLLQDNCGVTVLANLEAFPVDLDPSLQEYQEKIAARIEAVRSSRPSSSIRDRYYIHKTRPFFVGGRIYYEVTFYRAVDKVNKFDRIIAFSYIDMTDKYAAMLTLQRDSIEVLGQTMPITIVREWEVSIRPCEFKNFARLLGITLDVRTSSVEYRYLMRGLTKSSVNLLDLVDMPDDKYTQVRTAGTGDATKSQVFPVLDEVRHIVRSAAPGHNVLRYLMLRMHNQILKPQHLQGGCYLLSDMKLQFGCIPFDTMPFCTSLPGHNPRYWDLVESLDATDRNHELLARCVRNNVERHGILYTPVVELEKFGNVNGLISTYNNKLYYKHPERRLVLDKGHVFISGYENDTVSIVEKLQEHASAGIAGYTQAVERWLDETSRSIDDQVKKDALKQLFSQSRVALIYGAAGTGKSTMVDHIAHYFNDKAKLFLAHTHPAIDNLKRKVTAQNSAFRTISSQISRRTTDPVYDLLIIDECSTVSNADLIKVLEKTSFKLLVLVGDVYQIESIEFGNWFGIIRSFIPSTSVFELTTPFRTKNDSLLGFWNKVRAIEDDIAEVMARNGYSTALDKTLFETQGQDEIILCLNYDGLYGINNINRFLQSSNPGTATTWRESTYKIGDPVLFHETERFRPVIYNNLKGWIVGIAHAPGRIQFDVKLDRPLSEFDVECDELEWVVDSTVRFSVYEYDDTSDEDDDSLNSSVPFQVAYAVSIHKAQGLEYDSVKIVITDANEDDITHSIFYTAVTRARERLRIFWTPETQQSVLKGLRRSANPKDAALLASRRGLMPVSGGVKTRGA from the coding sequence ATGACTACGGTCAGCAGGCAGATCCAGAGCGCTGACGAGGCGATCTGTCGGAATATCGAATCGCTCGCTGACCAGCGGGCATTGCTCTCCCAAAATGTTCTCGCACAGCTCCGGAACCTAGTCGAGGGAGTTGCGGTCCGTCTCCACACGGGCTCACCCGATGCCGAATTCAACTACGCCGCAGTAGAACCGGCACTCGCCTTCGTCAAGAGTGAGGCAAGATTCAACTTCCTCGGCAAGTTCCATAAACTGATTCAGAAAAGTGTGTCCCACTACACCCTGGACGGGGACGCTTCCGAGCGTTTGATGCTTAAGTACTACGAGTACCTCCACCGCGTCCGTAGCTTGCTTCAAGACAACTGTGGAGTTACGGTGCTGGCGAACCTCGAGGCCTTCCCGGTCGACCTCGATCCGTCGCTGCAGGAGTACCAAGAAAAGATAGCAGCAAGAATTGAGGCAGTCCGTTCATCTCGACCAAGCAGCAGCATCCGCGACAGGTATTACATCCACAAAACGCGCCCGTTTTTCGTCGGCGGGCGCATATACTACGAAGTCACCTTCTACCGCGCCGTCGACAAGGTGAACAAGTTCGACCGTATCATTGCCTTCAGCTACATCGATATGACTGACAAGTACGCGGCCATGTTGACGCTCCAGCGCGACTCAATCGAAGTGCTCGGCCAGACAATGCCGATCACAATCGTCCGCGAGTGGGAGGTCTCTATCCGCCCGTGCGAATTTAAAAACTTCGCGCGCCTTCTGGGCATCACCTTAGACGTGCGGACCAGCTCGGTGGAGTATCGCTACCTGATGCGTGGGCTGACTAAGAGTTCCGTCAATCTGCTCGACCTGGTTGATATGCCCGACGATAAGTACACACAGGTAAGGACAGCAGGTACGGGTGACGCCACCAAATCACAGGTCTTTCCCGTACTGGATGAAGTGCGCCACATTGTGAGATCAGCCGCTCCGGGTCACAACGTACTCCGCTATCTCATGCTACGAATGCATAACCAGATCCTCAAGCCGCAGCACCTCCAGGGCGGCTGTTACCTTCTCTCCGACATGAAACTTCAGTTCGGCTGCATCCCCTTTGACACCATGCCGTTCTGTACCTCGCTACCGGGGCACAACCCCAGGTACTGGGACCTCGTCGAGAGCCTCGATGCAACCGATCGGAACCACGAACTGCTCGCTCGATGCGTGAGGAACAATGTGGAGCGTCACGGAATTCTCTACACGCCAGTTGTTGAGCTCGAGAAATTCGGAAACGTCAACGGCTTGATCTCCACTTACAACAACAAGCTCTACTACAAGCATCCGGAGCGCCGGCTCGTGCTCGACAAGGGGCACGTCTTCATCTCCGGGTATGAGAACGACACAGTCTCCATCGTTGAGAAGCTCCAGGAGCATGCATCAGCCGGAATCGCCGGCTACACCCAAGCCGTCGAGCGCTGGCTCGATGAGACATCTCGTAGCATTGACGACCAGGTGAAGAAGGATGCACTCAAACAGTTGTTCAGCCAGTCGCGTGTCGCCCTGATCTACGGGGCGGCTGGCACTGGCAAGTCAACGATGGTGGACCACATCGCGCACTACTTTAACGACAAAGCGAAACTCTTCCTCGCGCACACTCACCCAGCGATCGACAACCTCAAACGCAAGGTAACCGCGCAGAACTCGGCCTTCCGAACAATCAGCAGCCAGATCTCCAGGAGAACCACCGATCCGGTTTACGACCTCCTCATCATCGACGAGTGCAGCACCGTGAGCAACGCAGACTTGATCAAGGTACTGGAGAAGACCTCCTTCAAGCTGCTCGTACTCGTCGGCGACGTCTACCAGATCGAGTCGATCGAGTTCGGCAACTGGTTCGGAATCATTCGTTCATTCATCCCGAGCACGTCGGTGTTCGAGCTGACGACGCCCTTCAGAACCAAGAATGACTCACTCTTGGGCTTCTGGAATAAGGTTCGAGCCATCGAAGACGACATCGCCGAGGTCATGGCCCGCAACGGGTACTCGACCGCACTCGACAAGACGCTGTTTGAGACCCAAGGGCAGGACGAGATTATCCTGTGCCTGAACTACGACGGCCTCTATGGTATCAACAACATCAATCGATTTCTGCAGAGCAGCAACCCCGGTACTGCGACCACTTGGCGCGAGTCCACATATAAGATCGGTGACCCTGTCCTATTCCACGAGACCGAGCGGTTCCGCCCGGTGATCTATAACAACCTAAAGGGCTGGATCGTCGGCATCGCCCACGCCCCTGGTCGGATTCAATTCGACGTCAAGCTCGATCGACCGCTCAGCGAGTTCGATGTCGAGTGTGATGAGCTCGAATGGGTGGTTGACTCGACAGTGCGCTTCTCCGTCTACGAGTACGATGACACCAGCGATGAGGACGACGACTCACTGAACTCCAGTGTACCATTCCAAGTGGCCTATGCCGTATCGATCCACAAGGCGCAGGGCCTCGAGTACGATTCCGTCAAGATCGTAATCACCGATGCCAATGAAGACGACATTACACACAGCATCTTCTACACAGCCGTAACTCGTGCACGTGAGCGTCTGCGGATCTTCTGGACGCCCGAGACGCAACAGAGTGTTCTAAAGGGCCTCCGCCGTAGCGCCAACCCAAAGGACGCCGCTCTTCTCGCTAGCCGTCGTGGCCTTATGCCGGTCAGTGGAGGGGTGAAGACTAGGGGGGCGTAG